In Halovivax gelatinilyticus, the following are encoded in one genomic region:
- a CDS encoding CPBP family intramembrane glutamic endopeptidase — translation MSDAAGDDSTIDLPSGVEPVRNDPDGAVVALALFAGTLSLLGATGPVRAGTTDPLSITLTGLAAVALLSLVALRFRHVSTRVGGSVSTLASFLVGLLSVYGLNQGLDGGFGVPPIEATPALFVAVLGAGATLALGVSIAVGLSRGAIRERFVATAQYSLVGVAGILAINVWAIVLVAVGTPVLPAESPAELTAVDVAVLSQVATVFGIGTVTIGVLVWTGRDGSFIDLSVPSVRDLGYVVGGVLAIVAAAIAINTLLGATGTEGTDHSSFERAAGAPELLLVLAVASIVVIGPFEELLFRNVIQKSLYEYFSRPGAIVVASVPFAVVHASAYAGGTVGQSLVSLGVVGSLSILLGTLYERTDNLLVPALVHGLYNAYVFYTAYLAMTA, via the coding sequence ATGAGCGACGCGGCCGGGGACGATTCGACTATCGATCTGCCCTCCGGCGTCGAGCCGGTCCGCAACGATCCGGACGGCGCCGTCGTCGCCCTCGCCTTGTTCGCCGGAACGCTCTCGCTCCTCGGTGCGACCGGCCCCGTCAGGGCGGGCACGACCGATCCGCTCTCGATCACGTTGACCGGCCTCGCCGCCGTCGCCCTGCTGAGTCTGGTCGCCCTTCGCTTCCGGCACGTCTCGACGCGCGTCGGGGGCTCGGTGAGCACCCTGGCGAGCTTCCTCGTCGGTCTGCTCTCGGTGTACGGGTTGAACCAGGGGCTCGACGGTGGATTCGGCGTTCCGCCGATCGAGGCCACCCCCGCGCTGTTCGTCGCCGTCCTCGGCGCCGGGGCGACACTCGCCCTCGGCGTCTCGATCGCGGTCGGTCTCTCCCGCGGGGCGATCCGCGAGCGATTCGTCGCGACCGCCCAGTACAGTCTCGTCGGCGTGGCCGGCATCCTCGCGATCAACGTCTGGGCGATCGTCCTCGTCGCGGTCGGGACGCCGGTGTTACCTGCGGAATCGCCAGCAGAACTGACGGCCGTCGACGTCGCGGTGCTCTCCCAGGTCGCGACGGTGTTCGGTATCGGGACGGTCACGATCGGCGTCCTCGTCTGGACCGGCCGAGACGGGTCGTTCATCGACCTGTCCGTCCCGAGCGTTCGCGACCTGGGCTACGTCGTCGGTGGCGTCCTCGCGATCGTCGCCGCCGCGATCGCGATCAATACCCTGCTCGGGGCGACCGGCACTGAGGGAACAGACCACAGCAGTTTCGAGCGCGCGGCGGGTGCCCCGGAACTGCTTCTCGTCCTCGCCGTCGCCTCGATCGTCGTCATCGGGCCGTTCGAGGAACTGCTCTTTCGAAACGTGATCCAGAAGTCGCTCTACGAGTACTTCTCGCGGCCCGGCGCTATCGTCGTCGCCAGCGTTCCGTTCGCCGTCGTCCACGCCTCGGCCTACGCCGGCGGAACGGTCGGTCAATCGCTGGTCAGTCTCGGCGTGGTGGGTTCGCTGTCGATCCTGCTCGGAACGCTGTACGAACGCACGGACAATCTCCTCGTCCCGGCGCTCGTCCACGGTCTCTACAACGCGTACGTCTTCTACACGGCGTACCTCGCGATGACGGCGTGA
- a CDS encoding glucose-6-phosphate isomerase: protein MDVDIANALSSVASPGVSRESLDRLDERVTAAHERIEAGRGDDEHGYAALNLPERTDPDAIRAAVDPLRRVDGCELEAVITIGIGGSALGAATIVDALDPDIDAIFLDNVDPAWVRDRLDALALDRTAINVVSRSGTTAETLANFLVVRDAYEAAGVDWTDRTIVTTGASGPLRDLAEAHDLPALDVPAGVPGRFSALSAVGLVAAAAGDVDLDALVDGAAAEADSLSGSLFESPAYAYGAVTHALANRGVRVNAFMPYAESLETTAEWFAQLWAESLGKDGLGQTPVRALGATDQHSQLQLYRAGPRNTLVTFVTPRERPSLAIPETDVDDLAYLGGGSLDELLDAEFRATEASLAAAGRPTVRIELARVDAFELGGLLYGLEAACVMAGELAGVNTFEQPAVEWAKKATRGLLGGGEFDEADAVAAKPTLRVER, encoded by the coding sequence ATGGACGTAGACATCGCCAACGCGCTCTCGTCGGTGGCGTCGCCCGGCGTCTCTCGGGAGTCGCTCGACCGGCTCGACGAGCGGGTCACCGCGGCCCACGAGCGGATCGAGGCCGGCCGAGGAGACGACGAACACGGGTACGCCGCGTTGAACCTCCCGGAACGCACCGACCCCGACGCGATTCGGGCCGCCGTCGATCCGCTCAGACGCGTCGACGGCTGCGAACTCGAGGCCGTGATCACGATCGGGATCGGCGGCAGCGCGCTCGGGGCGGCGACGATCGTCGACGCGCTCGACCCCGATATCGACGCCATCTTCCTCGACAACGTCGATCCGGCCTGGGTCCGCGACCGGCTCGACGCGCTCGCACTCGACCGGACGGCGATCAACGTCGTCTCGCGGTCTGGGACGACCGCCGAGACGCTCGCGAACTTCCTCGTCGTCCGCGACGCCTACGAGGCCGCCGGCGTCGACTGGACCGACCGAACGATCGTCACGACGGGCGCGTCGGGACCGCTCCGAGACCTCGCCGAGGCCCACGACCTGCCCGCGCTGGACGTTCCCGCGGGCGTCCCCGGCCGCTTTTCGGCCCTCTCGGCCGTCGGACTGGTCGCCGCGGCGGCCGGCGACGTCGACCTCGACGCGCTCGTCGACGGTGCGGCCGCCGAAGCCGACTCGCTGTCGGGCTCGCTCTTCGAGAGTCCGGCCTACGCCTACGGGGCCGTCACCCACGCGCTCGCGAACCGAGGCGTGCGCGTCAACGCCTTCATGCCCTACGCCGAGTCGCTCGAGACGACCGCCGAGTGGTTCGCCCAGCTCTGGGCCGAGAGCCTCGGCAAGGACGGTCTCGGTCAGACGCCGGTGCGCGCGCTCGGGGCGACGGACCAGCACTCGCAGCTCCAGCTCTACCGTGCGGGGCCCAGAAACACGCTCGTCACATTCGTCACCCCGCGCGAACGCCCGTCGCTCGCGATTCCCGAGACCGACGTCGATGACCTCGCCTACCTCGGGGGCGGTTCGCTCGACGAGCTGCTCGACGCGGAGTTCCGGGCCACGGAGGCCAGCCTCGCCGCGGCCGGCCGCCCGACCGTCCGCATCGAACTCGCGCGGGTCGACGCGTTCGAACTCGGCGGGTTGCTCTACGGGCTCGAAGCCGCGTGCGTGATGGCCGGCGAACTGGCCGGCGTGAACACGTTCGAGCAGCCGGCCGTCGAGTGGGCGAAGAAGGCGACTCGCGGGCTGCTCGGCGGCGGGGAGTTCGACGAAGCCGACGCCGTCGCGGCGAAGCCGACGCTGCGCGTCGAACGCTGA
- a CDS encoding HalOD1 output domain-containing protein, translating into MTDSVDIDPSIAVVETVAAHEGVRPANLDPPLWESIDPTALDRLVRGERSSCAVQFRYHGYDVCVTKEDGVTVDDGGAIPGESGSELSATKPGE; encoded by the coding sequence ATGACCGATTCCGTCGACATCGATCCGAGCATCGCCGTCGTCGAGACGGTCGCCGCCCACGAAGGCGTCAGACCGGCAAACCTCGACCCGCCGTTGTGGGAATCCATCGATCCGACGGCGCTCGATCGACTGGTCCGTGGCGAGCGTTCGTCCTGCGCTGTACAGTTTCGCTACCACGGCTACGACGTGTGCGTTACGAAGGAAGACGGCGTCACGGTGGACGATGGCGGCGCGATCCCGGGCGAAAGCGGGAGCGAATTGTCGGCGACGAAACCGGGCGAATAG
- a CDS encoding HAD family hydrolase — translation MSRYDAVLFDSDGVLVEPPAVETQSAATRAAFRAVGVAEPDRADVRAVVDGVTPGELDACCRRYDVEPEAFWAARERHDEDSQLEAFRAGVRTVYDDVGAIASLSGPRGVVSNNHQTTIDFVCSFFELDSLFASRYGRPMTIESLGRKKPNPYYIERAMADLSAETALYVGDSESDLVAARRAGLDSAFVRRRHNRETALSVEPDYVIDSLTALRSIVGRDG, via the coding sequence GTGTCCAGGTACGACGCGGTCCTGTTCGACAGCGACGGCGTGCTGGTCGAGCCGCCGGCCGTCGAGACCCAATCGGCGGCGACGCGAGCGGCGTTCCGCGCCGTCGGCGTCGCCGAACCCGACCGCGCTGACGTTCGCGCGGTCGTCGATGGCGTGACTCCCGGGGAACTCGACGCGTGTTGCCGTCGGTACGACGTCGAACCCGAGGCGTTCTGGGCGGCCAGAGAGCGCCACGACGAGGACTCGCAACTCGAGGCGTTTCGGGCCGGAGTGCGGACCGTATACGACGACGTCGGCGCGATCGCGTCGCTTTCGGGTCCTCGGGGCGTCGTCAGCAACAACCACCAGACGACGATCGACTTCGTCTGTTCGTTCTTCGAACTTGACTCGCTGTTCGCGAGTCGCTACGGCCGACCGATGACGATCGAGAGCCTCGGTCGCAAGAAGCCGAACCCGTACTATATCGAGCGGGCGATGGCCGATCTGTCCGCCGAGACCGCCCTCTACGTGGGCGACAGCGAGAGCGACCTCGTCGCCGCGCGACGGGCCGGGCTCGACTCGGCGTTCGTTCGCCGCCGGCACAACCGGGAGACGGCCCTCTCGGTCGAACCCGACTACGTCATCGACTCGCTGACGGCGCTTCGGTCGATCGTCGGTCGAGACGGGTAA
- a CDS encoding UPF0175 family protein produces the protein MSRTTATIPDDLTDLMEGAVRAGVFENKSDAIRHVLREYFQENREARIAAAVSLYDDGDITLGTAARLAGLNRFEMRDILREEGVDLRFGPEDMAAVRDEIDVARNLE, from the coding sequence ATGTCCCGAACCACCGCCACCATCCCCGACGATCTCACCGACCTCATGGAGGGTGCCGTTCGAGCCGGTGTCTTCGAGAACAAAAGCGACGCGATTCGTCACGTCCTCCGGGAGTACTTTCAGGAGAATCGGGAGGCCCGGATCGCCGCCGCGGTGTCGCTGTACGATGACGGGGATATCACGCTCGGAACGGCCGCCCGTCTCGCCGGCCTCAACCGGTTCGAAATGCGCGACATATTGCGCGAGGAAGGGGTAGACCTCCGGTTCGGTCCCGAAGATATGGCCGCCGTGCGAGACGAGATCGACGTCGCTCGGAATCTCGAGTGA
- a CDS encoding NOB1 family endonuclease, whose amino-acid sequence MYVLDSSAFIHDFHTSEQTATIPLVREELTGESVYRYDAMEGSGMHIHIPNEDTTETVHRAARESGDADVLSETDVRLVSTAFELDATLVTDDYAMQNVAEKLSVDVEFIAQDGITEQRDWHFQCRGCGREFDEQKDRCPICGSELSRKNPT is encoded by the coding sequence ATGTACGTTCTCGACTCGTCCGCGTTCATCCACGACTTTCACACCAGCGAACAGACCGCGACGATCCCGCTCGTCCGCGAGGAACTCACCGGCGAGAGCGTCTACCGGTACGACGCCATGGAGGGGTCGGGGATGCACATTCACATCCCGAACGAAGACACCACGGAGACGGTTCACCGGGCCGCTCGCGAATCGGGCGACGCGGACGTGCTCTCAGAAACCGACGTCAGGCTCGTCTCGACCGCGTTCGAACTCGACGCCACGCTCGTCACCGACGATTACGCGATGCAAAACGTCGCCGAGAAACTCTCCGTCGACGTCGAGTTCATCGCCCAGGACGGCATCACCGAACAGCGCGACTGGCACTTCCAGTGTCGCGGCTGTGGGCGCGAATTCGACGAGCAGAAAGATCGGTGTCCGATCTGTGGCTCCGAGTTGTCTCGCAAGAATCCGACCTGA
- a CDS encoding DoxX family protein, with product MFASTPADVAFLLARILFGGTLAFMGLTHFLSVDEMAGYAEYKGLPAPTFSVLASGAVLVLGGLSLIAGVYPGIGAAALAGFLLVAAVTMHDFWRMDGEDAQNELTAFLKNVYGAGAALAFVAVADATWPYAVNVGL from the coding sequence ATGTTCGCCTCGACACCGGCGGACGTCGCCTTCCTGCTCGCCCGAATCCTCTTCGGCGGGACGCTCGCGTTCATGGGGCTCACCCACTTTCTCAGCGTCGACGAGATGGCCGGCTACGCCGAGTACAAGGGACTCCCGGCCCCCACGTTCTCGGTGCTCGCGAGCGGCGCCGTGCTCGTGCTCGGCGGCCTCTCGCTGATCGCCGGCGTCTACCCGGGGATCGGCGCGGCCGCCCTCGCCGGGTTCTTGCTCGTCGCGGCGGTGACCATGCACGACTTCTGGCGGATGGACGGCGAGGACGCCCAGAACGAACTGACCGCCTTCTTGAAGAACGTCTACGGGGCCGGCGCGGCGCTCGCGTTCGTCGCCGTCGCCGACGCGACGTGGCCCTACGCCGTGAACGTCGGGTTGTAG
- a CDS encoding preprotein translocase subunit SecD codes for MSAKAAFKKWWRIGLLLVLISVALFALFAPGGVMGGGDDIEDLELDENDSVESGPSWHNLVFGLGLDGGARISAPPVGMTAEGLDPTTDSPSTDLRSALIDELGLAPEDAHVRTDDQGTYSAEVFDGNVTHEEMAAALSTVDGVDITADDVDDGVTEETRAEMLTVIESKLNEAGLAGGQAFDTETLGGQHFIVSEAPAMGTQELRTLLEERGTVRIEAHYPDPDGDGMTNETVLEQQHFTNIGQAEWSGERNQYEVLVHVVDERASEYQERMNEIGFTSEGVGQCDPRYGDEGANPDEWEDQYCLVTIAEGDVISAHSMGEDLAPGMQSGEWANDPTFVMTSQDRSEAELLSLNLRAGTLTAPLDFGNAQVFSVEPALAEQFKNYSLLIGILAILSVSGMVFVRYRDPRVAAPMILTAMAEVVILLGFAAAVEMPLDLAHVAGFIAVVGTGVDDLIIIADEVMNEGDVDQRRVFDSRFRKAFWIIGAAAATTIIAMSPLAVMSLGDLQGFAIVTILGVLIGVFITRPAYGDILRKLMTRPE; via the coding sequence ATGAGCGCGAAAGCGGCGTTCAAAAAGTGGTGGCGCATCGGCCTGTTGCTGGTGCTCATCAGCGTCGCGCTCTTCGCGCTGTTCGCGCCGGGCGGCGTGATGGGCGGCGGCGACGACATCGAGGACCTCGAACTCGACGAGAACGACTCGGTCGAGTCGGGGCCGTCCTGGCACAACCTCGTCTTCGGACTGGGGTTAGACGGCGGCGCCCGGATCAGCGCACCGCCCGTCGGGATGACCGCAGAAGGACTCGATCCGACGACCGATTCACCGAGCACCGACCTCAGATCGGCGCTGATCGACGAACTCGGCCTGGCGCCGGAGGACGCCCACGTCCGAACCGACGATCAGGGCACCTACTCCGCGGAGGTGTTCGACGGCAACGTCACCCACGAGGAGATGGCCGCGGCGTTATCGACCGTCGACGGCGTCGATATCACGGCCGACGACGTCGACGACGGCGTCACCGAGGAGACGCGCGCGGAGATGCTCACCGTCATCGAGAGCAAGTTGAACGAGGCGGGGCTGGCCGGCGGCCAGGCGTTCGACACCGAGACGCTCGGCGGCCAGCACTTCATCGTCTCGGAAGCGCCCGCGATGGGCACCCAGGAGCTGCGAACGCTCCTCGAAGAACGAGGGACCGTCCGAATCGAAGCCCACTACCCGGACCCAGACGGCGACGGCATGACGAACGAGACGGTCCTCGAGCAGCAACACTTCACGAATATTGGACAGGCCGAGTGGAGCGGTGAACGGAACCAGTACGAAGTGTTGGTTCACGTCGTCGACGAGCGAGCGTCCGAGTACCAGGAGCGGATGAACGAGATCGGGTTCACCAGCGAGGGCGTCGGCCAGTGCGACCCGCGCTACGGTGACGAGGGGGCCAATCCGGACGAGTGGGAAGATCAGTACTGTCTCGTCACGATCGCCGAGGGTGACGTAATCAGTGCCCACTCGATGGGAGAGGATCTCGCGCCGGGTATGCAAAGCGGCGAGTGGGCGAACGACCCGACGTTCGTGATGACCTCCCAGGATCGATCGGAAGCGGAACTCCTCTCGCTCAACCTCCGCGCCGGGACGCTGACCGCGCCGCTCGACTTCGGGAACGCCCAGGTGTTCAGCGTCGAGCCGGCGCTCGCCGAGCAGTTCAAGAATTACTCGCTGTTGATCGGCATCCTGGCGATCTTGAGCGTCAGCGGGATGGTCTTCGTGCGCTATCGCGACCCCCGCGTCGCCGCGCCGATGATCCTCACGGCGATGGCCGAGGTCGTCATCCTGCTCGGCTTCGCCGCCGCCGTCGAGATGCCGCTCGATCTGGCCCACGTCGCCGGCTTCATCGCCGTCGTCGGTACCGGGGTGGACGACCTGATCATCATCGCCGACGAGGTGATGAACGAAGGCGACGTCGACCAGCGGCGGGTGTTCGACTCCAGGTTCCGCAAGGCGTTCTGGATCATCGGCGCCGCCGCGGCGACGACGATCATCGCCATGTCGCCGCTGGCCGTAATGAGCCTGGGCGACCTGCAGGGCTTCGCCATCGTCACCATCCTGGGCGTGCTCATCGGCGTGTTCATCACCCGACCCGCCTACGGCGACATCCTGCGCAAGCTGATGACCCGCCCGGAATAA
- a CDS encoding DUF5812 family protein: protein MTDADAITSTFVVTHADEASAVVQNVETAQVHTLSSNDDLTEGEVVDATVVPEPPLEVTWELREIDDRRTIEIVDSDLSPTVHTREVAEDQSVGDIETVERAGRGEIHVLRVEPDAVETAAAEVVEDPETVARAARLDAVRVEVRRDAEDGILSVRYLPD, encoded by the coding sequence ATGACCGACGCAGACGCGATCACGAGTACGTTCGTCGTCACCCACGCGGACGAGGCGAGCGCCGTCGTCCAGAACGTCGAGACGGCGCAGGTCCACACCCTGTCGTCGAACGACGATCTGACGGAAGGCGAGGTCGTCGACGCGACCGTCGTCCCGGAACCGCCGCTCGAAGTTACCTGGGAACTGCGAGAGATCGACGATCGGCGGACGATCGAAATCGTCGATAGCGACCTCTCACCGACGGTACACACCCGGGAGGTCGCCGAAGACCAGTCGGTCGGCGACATAGAGACCGTCGAACGCGCCGGACGGGGCGAGATTCACGTCCTGCGCGTCGAACCCGACGCGGTCGAGACGGCCGCCGCCGAGGTCGTCGAGGATCCGGAGACCGTCGCCCGGGCGGCCCGCCTCGACGCCGTCCGCGTCGAGGTCAGACGCGACGCTGAAGACGGGATACTGAGCGTCCGATACCTGCCGGACTGA
- a CDS encoding PRC-barrel domain-containing protein, which yields MSEVLAENLSGKSVMGADGTELGLLYNITMDLSSGQLYDLIVEPDEELPARSVDFDHDEAGRFQIPVSRVQAVKDYIVVER from the coding sequence ATGAGCGAGGTACTCGCTGAGAATCTATCGGGGAAGTCGGTGATGGGCGCCGACGGCACCGAACTCGGATTGCTCTACAACATCACGATGGACCTCTCGTCGGGCCAGCTGTACGACCTGATCGTCGAACCGGACGAAGAACTACCGGCCCGGTCGGTCGACTTCGACCACGACGAAGCTGGGCGATTCCAGATTCCCGTCTCGCGGGTTCAGGCGGTCAAAGATTACATCGTCGTCGAACGCTGA
- a CDS encoding Lrp/AsnC family transcriptional regulator → MSQDTLELDSVDRAILQLLQDDARNNTTTDIGDAVGVSHSTVSSRINDLEADGVITGYTVEIDFERIGVNPVLLLVCTAPARNRESVAAEAIEQDNVTDVRTVLSGERNLYVTVVAREVDELVDVVGRLEELEIDVVDSGLVKDTHQKPFTHFGEPAVDSNRE, encoded by the coding sequence ATGAGCCAGGACACGCTCGAACTGGACTCGGTCGACCGCGCCATCTTACAGCTGTTACAGGACGACGCCCGAAACAACACGACGACGGACATCGGCGACGCGGTCGGCGTCTCACACTCGACGGTGAGTTCTCGGATTAACGATCTCGAAGCTGACGGCGTCATCACCGGCTACACCGTCGAAATAGACTTCGAGCGAATCGGCGTAAATCCCGTGTTGCTACTCGTCTGCACCGCCCCGGCGCGGAACCGAGAATCCGTCGCGGCCGAAGCGATCGAACAGGACAACGTCACCGACGTCCGAACCGTGCTGAGCGGCGAACGAAACCTCTACGTAACCGTCGTCGCCCGCGAAGTCGACGAACTCGTCGACGTCGTCGGCCGACTCGAGGAACTGGAAATCGACGTGGTCGACTCCGGTCTCGTCAAGGACACGCATCAGAAGCCGTTTACGCACTTCGGCGAACCGGCCGTCGACTCGAACCGCGAGTGA
- the secF gene encoding protein translocase subunit SecF, which yields MAPFEVPDLDYTEYSNRQLVALPLGMLALALGILAVTFVATGAPLSLGLEFTGGAELTLDTEADREEVEAAFDQEVTSIQPVQGEDRYIVQFAAGELPGFEDDSQGVLQDLVEQAEANLEPADEGEGLVQSESLTSASFGAQTQTTALLGIAAAFFGMSIIAFALFRTFVPSVAIVVSAFSDIMIPLAFMNLANIDLTLGTVAALLMLIGYSVDSDILLNNHVLRRSGGFYESVHHATRTGITMTVTAMTAMAVMAISAWFFGVELLTSIGLILFVGLAADLMNTYLLNFSLLRWYKFEGVAR from the coding sequence ATGGCCCCATTCGAGGTACCGGATCTGGACTATACGGAGTACTCTAATCGCCAGCTCGTCGCCCTCCCGCTCGGAATGCTCGCGCTGGCGCTGGGGATTCTCGCCGTCACGTTCGTCGCCACGGGTGCGCCGCTCTCGCTCGGCCTCGAGTTCACCGGCGGTGCGGAACTGACGCTCGACACCGAGGCCGACCGCGAGGAGGTCGAAGCGGCGTTCGACCAGGAGGTGACGTCGATCCAGCCGGTGCAGGGTGAAGATCGCTACATCGTGCAGTTCGCCGCCGGCGAACTCCCCGGCTTCGAAGACGATTCCCAGGGCGTGTTACAGGATCTCGTCGAGCAAGCCGAGGCGAACCTCGAGCCGGCCGACGAAGGTGAGGGGCTCGTCCAGTCCGAGTCGCTGACGTCTGCATCATTCGGGGCCCAGACCCAAACGACCGCGCTGCTGGGAATCGCCGCGGCGTTCTTCGGGATGAGTATCATCGCCTTCGCGCTCTTTCGGACGTTCGTCCCCTCGGTCGCGATCGTCGTCTCCGCGTTTTCCGACATTATGATTCCGCTCGCCTTCATGAACCTCGCGAACATCGATCTCACGCTCGGGACCGTCGCCGCGCTGTTAATGTTGATCGGCTACTCCGTCGACTCCGACATCCTGCTCAATAACCACGTCCTCCGCCGGAGCGGCGGGTTCTACGAGAGCGTCCACCACGCGACGCGCACCGGTATCACGATGACCGTGACGGCGATGACCGCGATGGCCGTCATGGCGATCAGCGCCTGGTTCTTCGGCGTCGAGTTGCTGACGAGTATCGGGCTCATCCTCTTCGTCGGGCTGGCAGCCGACCTGATGAACACCTACCTGCTCAACTTCAGCCTGCTTCGCTGGTACAAGTTCGAGGGGGTGGCACGATGA
- the truA gene encoding tRNA pseudouridine(38-40) synthase TruA: protein MRAFRLAYDGAGYAGFQRQPDVDTVEGTMFDTLRALSAYRPEPATATPGDDRPDRPRGYAAAGRTDAGVSAIAQTVAFSAPEWLTPRAMNAELPADIRAWASADVPTDFHATHDATERTYTYHLYAPARERETVADSYPDWPAVSDERVREACRALSGTNDYHNLTPDETNTERTIEIAAARDGPFVELTVTAGGFARQLVRRLVTLIRRVGSGESSLETIDRVLDREPLPGHEGVPPAAPEPLVLADVTYPNVGFDVDAEAAASARTVFEQRRIERATGTRVSRQLRDGVR, encoded by the coding sequence ATGCGCGCGTTTCGTCTCGCCTACGACGGCGCCGGGTACGCCGGGTTCCAGCGTCAGCCCGACGTCGACACCGTCGAGGGCACCATGTTCGACACCCTCCGGGCGCTCAGTGCGTACCGACCGGAGCCCGCGACGGCGACCCCGGGCGACGACCGCCCCGATCGACCTCGCGGTTACGCGGCCGCCGGGCGCACCGACGCCGGCGTCTCCGCGATCGCCCAGACCGTCGCCTTCTCCGCGCCCGAGTGGCTCACGCCGCGGGCGATGAACGCCGAACTGCCGGCCGACATTCGGGCCTGGGCGAGCGCCGACGTCCCGACCGACTTTCACGCGACCCACGACGCCACGGAGCGCACCTACACCTACCACCTCTATGCGCCGGCGAGAGAGCGTGAGACCGTCGCTGACTCCTACCCCGACTGGCCGGCGGTTTCCGACGAGCGCGTTCGCGAGGCGTGTCGAGCCCTCTCGGGGACGAACGACTACCACAACCTCACGCCGGACGAGACGAACACCGAGCGGACGATCGAGATCGCCGCCGCCCGCGACGGCCCGTTCGTCGAACTGACGGTCACCGCCGGCGGCTTCGCCCGCCAGCTCGTCCGACGGCTCGTCACGCTGATCCGTCGCGTCGGGAGCGGCGAGTCGTCGCTGGAGACGATCGATCGCGTCCTCGATCGGGAGCCGCTTCCGGGCCACGAGGGCGTTCCGCCGGCCGCGCCGGAACCGCTGGTACTCGCGGACGTGACGTATCCGAACGTCGGGTTCGACGTCGACGCCGAGGCGGCGGCGAGCGCTCGGACGGTGTTCGAGCAACGGCGGATCGAGCGGGCGACCGGAACTCGGGTTTCACGCCAGCTTCGGGACGGCGTTCGTTGA